A genomic stretch from Plutella xylostella chromosome 14, ilPluXylo3.1, whole genome shotgun sequence includes:
- the LOC105392100 gene encoding lipase 1, with amino-acid sequence MSPLVNACLGVVLSLFIVVGDAQVLKAGAYDTTPQLIAAAGYPVEKHRARTEDGYILQLHRIPAGRRSARRTSAGGKGKRAVLLTHGLLGSSGDFVLMGPDRSLAYMLADAGYDVWMANLRGNAYTAHQTLKKTDAQFWDYSFHEHGKYDLPATIDKILNVTGLDKIMYVGYSMGTTSFFSMVAQRPEYNDKIVAFVAMAPAVYMDNIREVATFFLKTLNPSTMKSEGIYYFTIPSDVREAMINGICNARRSEQDVCLRFIYGFVGEDYEQNDWDISPLMMARFQPASWGQLEHFGKVALTGVFTSFDGGLSTPPKPYDLKNVKVPVLLLYGENDQLTHKSQVARLARELNSTGVLEDMKPGCLWPKLNHLDFTFARDVGKMINKPLLHSIQQLYNKYDP; translated from the exons CCCCAACTAATCGCGGCCGCCGGCTACCCAGTGGAGAAGCACCGGGCGCGCACCGAAGACGGCTACATCCTGCAACTGCACCGGATCCCGGCCGGGCGCAGgtcggctcgaaggaccagtGCGGGGGGGAAGGGGAAACGGGCCGTGCTGCTCACACACGGGCTGTTAGGGAGCAGCGGGGACTTTGTGCTGATGGGGCCTGATCGGAGCTTAG CATACATGCTGGCTGATGCCGGCTACGACGTGTGGATGGCCAACCTTCGAGGAAACGCGTACACCGCTCACCAGACCTTGAAGAAAACTGATGCCCAGTTCTGGGACTACAG TTTCCACGAGCACGGAAAATACGACCTCCCAGCTACCATAGACAAGATCCTGAACGTGACAGGGCTTGACAAGATAATGTACGTGGGCTACTCCATGGGAACCACCAGTTTCTTCTCTATGGTTGCTCAGAGGCCCGAGTACAATGACAAGATCGTCGCCTTCGTCGCCATGGCGCCTGCAGTGTACATGGATAATATTAGAGAGGTGGCCACATTCTTTTTGAAGACTTTAAATCCT AGCACAATGAAGTCGGAAGGCATATACTACTTCACGATCCCGAGTGACGTGCGCGAGGCCATGATCAACGGCATCTGCAACGCGCGGCGCTCGGAGCAGGACGTGTGTCTGCGATTCATCTACGGCTTCGTCGGCGAGGACTACGAGCAGAACGACTGG GATATATCGCCGCTCATGATGGCTAGGTTCCAGCCCGCCTCGTGGGGACAGCTCGAGCACTTCGGGAAGGTGGCACTGACAG GAGTGTTCACATCTTTCGACGGGGGGTTGTCGACGCCACCGAAACCTTATGACTTGAAGAATGTCAAAGTGCCTGTATTACTGCTATATGGGGAGAACGACCAATTAACGCATAAATCG CAAGTGGCGCGGCTGGCCCGGGAGCTCAACTCCACAGGTGTGCTGGAAGACATGAAGCCCGGCTGTCTCTGGCCGAAGCTCAACCACCTCGACTTCACGTTCGCGCGAGACGTCGGGAAGATGATCAACAAGCCACTGCTGCACTCGATACAACAGCTCTACAATAAATACGATCCCTAG
- the LOC105392109 gene encoding lipase 1 gives MTIIVKCVCLVLVISFQTWNFTEAQAVNSRAFATATQLISDAGYPVEKHRVYTEDGYILQMHRIPAGRRSARRTSKKGKKAVLIAHGLFGSSGDFVIMGPQRSLGYILADAGFDVWIANFRGTMYSSHKTLPKSDAQFWDFSFHEHGKYDLPATIDKILSVTGLQKVMYIGYSMGSSSFFAMTDMRPEYNDKIVASINMAPGIYIEPSKDLFTFLLKTINMPDLMRAQGVHYMNLPSNMRDILINTICTVKRDEDDLCMKVAQLFAGDDPEQIDKDVTPKILARFQPASWKQLEHYGKLAITGVFSSLDGGLDIPGKIYDLKKCRVPVVIIYGNNDRLTPKAESIRLAQELNATGMLDEVTPVANWPKFNHLDFEFAKDVGNVLNKPLVHMIHNLFNKYDAS, from the exons ATGACGATAATAGTGAAATGTGTATGTTTAGTTCTAGTGATAAGTTTTCAAACATGGAATTTCACTGAAGCTCAGGCCGTGAACTCAAGGGCTTTTGCTACGGCG ACCCAGCTGATATCCGATGCGGGTTACCCGGTGGAGAAGCACCGAGTCTACACGGAGGATGGCTACATCCTGCAGATGCACCGGATCCCGGCCGGCCGGCGGTCAGCTCGACGGACCAGCAAGAAAGGGAAGAAAGCCGTGCTGATTGCTCACGGACTTTTTGGCAGCAGTGGGGACTTTGTTATTATGGGACCTCAGAGGAGTTTGG GCTACATTCTAGCTGATGCAGGCTTTGATGTTTGGATTGCAAACTTCCGGGGAACTATGTACTCTTCACACAAAACGCTGCCAAAATCTGATGCGCAGTTCTGGGATTTTAG TTTTCATGAGCACGGAAAATACGACCTTCCAGCTACAATAGACAAAATTCTAAGCGTGACTGGACTCCAGAAAGTCATGTACATTGGCTACTCTATGGGGTCCTCCAGTTTCTTCGCCATGACAGACATGAGACCCGAATACAATGATAAAATCGTTGCTTCAATTAACATGGCTCCAGGGATCTATATCGAGCCATCCAAAGACTTGTTTACGTTTCTTTTGAAGACCATTAATATGCCG gatCTGATGAGAGCACAAGGTGTTCATTATATGAACCTTCCCTCGAACATGCGAGATATCTTGATCAACACCATTTGCACCGTGAAAAGAGACGAAGACGACCTGTGTATGAAAGTAGCCCAGCTGTTTGCAGGCGATGATCCGGAACAAATTGATAAG gacgTGACTCCTAAGATTTTGGCCAGATTTCAACCAGCTTCTTGGAAACAATTAGAGCACTACGGAAAACTTGCAATAACAg GTGTATTTTCGTCGCTTGATGGGGGGTTAGACATACCTGGAAAAATCTATGACTTAAAAAAATGTAGAGTTCCAGTTGTGATTATTTATGGAAATAATGATCGTCTTACTCCGAAAGCG gaaTCTATACGTCTAGCCCAAGAATTAAATGCCACAGGAATGCTGGACGAAGTCACTCCAGTCGCTAACTGGCCAAAGTTCAACCATTTAGATTTCGAGTTCGCTAAAGATGTCGGGAATGTACTAAACAAACCACTAGTCCATATGATACACaatttgtttaataaatatgatgcTTCATGA